One window of the Rosa rugosa chromosome 3, drRosRugo1.1, whole genome shotgun sequence genome contains the following:
- the LOC133738745 gene encoding disease resistance protein Roq1-like: MGGIGKTTMVRAVYARISREFEFSFLLTDVRKSVEESSLLKLQKQLLSGIWTRKANLSDPHEGATFIRRLLGHKKVLLVLDDVNHPSHLKYLAGNQDWFGSRSRVLITTRNEHLLIQHGVERRLKVEELNDDDSLKLFSWNAFKRGYPEEDFLGL, encoded by the coding sequence ATGGGCGGGATTGGTAAGACAACTATGGTAAGAGCGGTGTATGCGAGAATCTCTCGTGAATTTGAATTTAGTTTCCTTCTTACTGATGTTAGAAAGTCCGTTGAAGAAAGTAGTCTACTTAAGTTACAAAAGCAACTTCTCTCTGGAATTTGGACAAGGAAGGCCAACTTATCAGACCCTCATGAAGGAGCCACCTTTATAAGGAGGTTGTTAGGTCACAAAAAAGTTCTTCtcgttcttgatgatgtgaaccATCCAAGCCATTTAAAATATTTGGCAGGAAACCAAGACTGGTTTGGTTCAAGGAGTAGAGTGCTTATCACAACTAGAAATGAGCATTTGTTGATTCAGCATGGAGTGGAGAGAAGATTGAAGGTCGAAGAATTAAATGATGATGATTCTCTTAAGCTTTTTAGCTGGAATGCATTCAAAAGAGGTTACCCTGAAGAAGATTTTCTTGGTTTGTAA
- the LOC133737037 gene encoding disease resistance protein RUN1-like → MEQCTDKAGKNSEEKKIFLDIACFFNGQDEDRVTEVLNSCDFSAIIGIQVLIERSLLTVSHGRLRMHDFLQELGWDIVRGASPNKPGKWSRLWLLKDIEHVLTKNTGTEAIEGIFVDSTKLGVDMDVTPKSFSMMNKLRYLKIENGNLPKGLEFLPNSLWILDWTRYPLKSLPSHFNPQKLLELGLSHSCIKHVQIGTEPLCNLKTINLSHSLNLVSTPNFKGMPYLEFLYLEGCIRLYEVDPTIECRWLKSLKVLNLSGCSRVNKLPNDTCHLECLEELYLNGTGIKELPTSTEVLEILTVLNFKDCKYLVRLPSSVGGLKSLKYLNLSGCSKLDQLPDELGPVACLEKLDVSGTGIREVPSSIGLLKNLKELSLAGCKARSPKSWNMMFDPFQLLRKRSHIQAGLSLPCLSRLHSLTELDPSDCNLSEDAMPNDFGCLSSLKSSISAEINLLDYLRASANL, encoded by the exons ATGGAACAGTGCACTGATAAAGCTGGGAAGA ATTCCgaagagaagaaaattttcctagacattgcatgtttctttaatGGACAGGACGAAGATCGAGTAACAGAAGTACTAAACAGTTGCGATTTTTCTGCAATTATTGGAATACAAGTTCTTATCGAAAGATCTCTCTTGACTGTTTCGCATGGAAGACTAAGGATGCACGATTTTCTCCAAGAATTGGGATGGGATATTGTCCGCGGGGCATCTCCTAACAAGCCGGGAAAGTGGAGTAGGTTGTGGCTTCTTAAAGACATTGAACATGTCTTGACCAAAAATACT GGAACTGAAGCAATAGAAGGCATATTTGTGGACTCAACCAAGTTAGGAGTAGACATGGATGTGACTCCGAAATCATTTTCAATGATGAACAAATTGAGATACCTGAAGATTGAGAATGGGAACCTGCCTAAGGGACTTGAATTTCTTCCCAATAGTTTATGGATTCTTGATTGGACGAGGTATCCGTTAAAATCCTTGCCATCACATTTCAACCCTCAGAAGCTGCTCGAACTAGGCTTGTCTCATAGTTGTATTAAACATGTTCAGATAGGAACGGAG CCTTTATGCAACTTGAAAACCATTAATCTGAGTCACTCTTTGAATCTTGTCAGCACCCCAAACTTTAAAGGTATGCCATATCTCGAGTTTCTGTATCTTGAAGGTTGTATAAGATTGTATGAGGTTGACCCGACAATTGAA TGTAGGTGGCTTAAGTCTCTCAAAGTTCTTAATCTTTCTGGTTGTTCAAGGGTTAACAAACTACCTAATGACACGTGTCATTTGGAGTGTTTGGAGGAGCTTTATCTGAATGGCACTGGCATAAAAGAACTACCTACGTCTACTGAAGTGCTTGAAATACTTACTGTGCTGAACTTCAAAGACTGCAAGTATCTTGTGCGTCTTCCAAGCAGTGTAGGTGGCTTAAAATCTCTCAAATATCTCAATCTTTCTGGCTGCTCAAAGCTTGACCAATTGCCAGATGAGTTGGGTCCTGTTGCTTGTTTGGAGAAGCTTGATGTGAGTGGAACTGGCATAAGAGAAGTGCCCTCCTCTATTGGTCTTTTGAAAAACCTCAAAGAATTATCTCTTGCTGGATGTAAAGCACGGTCACCTAAATCATGGAATATGATGTTCGACCCCTTTCAGTTATTGCGAAAAAGAAGTCACATTCAGGCGGGATTGTCGTTGCCTTGTTTGTCTCGTTTGCATTCATTAACTGAATTGGATCCAAGTGACTGCAATCTTTCTGAAGACGCAATGCCCAATGATTTTGGATGCTTGTCTTCATTAAAAAGTTCAATCTCAGCAGAAATCAATTTGTTAGACTACCTGAGAGCGTCGGCCAACCTCTAG